One genomic region from Bacillus aquiflavi encodes:
- a CDS encoding phosphatase PAP2 family protein, with amino-acid sequence MNNMMKKKNLVYLGIIVAVLLFFIILFILLVNGMKAQKLAQFDQSIISFVQQFVSPSLTNVMKGITFFGSIKWLTTAVIVIALIFFFQRKFALGLFVILASGFGAFFNRWLKWLFKRERPDIFPIIEAQGFSFPSGHSMGAFIFYSSVAYLILHLSRSKVINLISTLFLFLFIIMIGLSRIYLGVHFPSDVVSGFVAGGAWLLICILIFRFYKYRKNR; translated from the coding sequence ATGAACAACATGATGAAGAAAAAGAATTTAGTTTATTTGGGCATCATCGTTGCTGTACTCCTTTTTTTTATCATTCTGTTTATTTTACTTGTGAATGGAATGAAAGCACAGAAGCTTGCACAGTTTGATCAAAGCATCATTTCGTTTGTACAGCAGTTCGTTTCACCAAGCTTGACAAATGTCATGAAAGGGATCACTTTTTTTGGCTCGATTAAATGGTTAACGACAGCAGTTATTGTGATCGCACTTATTTTTTTTTTTCAGCGAAAATTTGCGCTCGGTTTGTTTGTCATATTGGCTTCTGGTTTTGGGGCGTTCTTTAATAGATGGTTAAAATGGCTTTTTAAACGGGAAAGACCAGATATTTTCCCTATAATAGAAGCGCAAGGATTTAGTTTTCCGAGTGGTCATTCAATGGGAGCATTTATTTTTTATAGCTCAGTTGCTTATTTAATTCTTCACCTTTCACGAAGTAAAGTAATCAATTTAATTAGTACTTTATTTTTATTCCTGTTTATCATTATGATAGGACTAAGCCGTATCTATTTAGGAGTCCATTTCCCGAGTGATGTCGTCAGCGGTTTTGTAGCTGGCGGTGCATGGCTTCTTATTTGTATTTTAATATTTCGTTTTTATAAATATAGAAAAAATAGATAA
- a CDS encoding glycerol-3-phosphate responsive antiterminator: MNQKILPASSNMKEFERFLQSPYHIGVFLEMHISQLKNVCAMAKAHGKKLLYHVDLIHGLKNDDFATEYICQEFKPFGLISTKANVILTAKRKGVLAVQRIFLIDSHALEKSYRLVEKTKPDLIEVLPGGMPWMITEVQERVGVPILAGGLIRSVKEVQNALDAGATAITTSKTELWDSFAKRY, encoded by the coding sequence GTGAATCAAAAAATATTACCTGCTTCTTCTAATATGAAGGAGTTTGAACGGTTTTTACAAAGCCCTTACCACATTGGTGTTTTTTTAGAAATGCATATTTCTCAATTGAAAAATGTGTGCGCAATGGCAAAGGCACACGGCAAAAAGCTTCTTTATCATGTTGATCTAATTCATGGTTTAAAAAATGATGATTTTGCGACTGAGTATATTTGTCAGGAATTCAAACCATTTGGACTGATCTCGACGAAAGCAAATGTTATTTTAACAGCAAAGCGAAAAGGTGTACTTGCAGTTCAACGGATATTCTTAATTGATTCTCATGCGTTAGAAAAAAGCTATCGTCTAGTTGAGAAAACAAAGCCTGATTTAATTGAAGTATTGCCAGGGGGGATGCCGTGGATGATCACTGAAGTGCAAGAAAGAGTTGGGGTTCCTATATTAGCAGGCGGGCTTATTCGTTCTGTAAAAGAAGTCCAAAATGCGCTTGATGCAGGAGCAACCGCAATTACTACATCGAAAACAGAACTTTGGGATTCTTTCGCTAAACGTTATTAA
- the ku gene encoding non-homologous end joining protein Ku has translation MHTIWKGSISFGLVNIPIKLHAATEDKDIKLRTLHKECHSPIKYEKVCPTCGKDVKTDEFVKAYEYTKGKFVVLDDEDFNKLKKENEDKSVEIIDFVMMNEIDPIYFNRSYYMSPNEGGVKAYSLLRKALQESGKVGLAKIIIRSKEQLAVLRVFENTLIMETIHFPDEVRKAQDVPNVPVESNVTKKELDTAILLIDQLTTEFKPEKYTDEYRTALLELIEAKRTGKELVTPIEKEAPANVTDLMAALQASIDRTQPKKTVTKRKKAVTKKTKKNA, from the coding sequence ATGCATACAATTTGGAAAGGAAGCATCAGTTTTGGACTTGTTAATATTCCAATTAAACTTCATGCGGCAACAGAGGACAAAGATATAAAATTACGGACATTGCATAAAGAATGCCATTCACCGATAAAATACGAAAAAGTTTGCCCTACTTGTGGTAAAGATGTAAAAACCGATGAGTTTGTGAAGGCATATGAGTATACGAAGGGTAAATTTGTTGTGCTTGATGATGAAGATTTTAATAAACTAAAAAAAGAAAATGAAGATAAATCTGTAGAAATTATCGATTTTGTCATGATGAACGAGATTGATCCGATTTATTTTAATCGGTCTTACTATATGTCGCCAAACGAAGGGGGAGTAAAGGCCTACTCCTTGCTGAGAAAAGCTTTACAGGAGTCTGGTAAAGTTGGTTTAGCAAAAATAATCATTCGATCTAAAGAACAGCTCGCTGTTTTACGTGTTTTTGAAAATACGTTAATAATGGAGACGATTCATTTTCCTGATGAGGTTCGCAAAGCGCAGGATGTTCCAAATGTACCGGTTGAAAGTAATGTAACGAAAAAAGAGCTTGATACAGCAATCTTACTAATTGATCAACTAACGACAGAGTTTAAGCCAGAAAAATATACAGATGAATATCGGACAGCATTACTTGAATTAATTGAGGCAAAACGGACTGGAAAAGAATTAGTTACTCCAATTGAAAAAGAGGCGCCAGCAAACGTAACGGATTTAATGGCTGCTCTCCAAGCTTCGATTGATCGAACACAGCCGAAGAAAACAGTAACGAAACGGAAAAAAGCAGTGACAAAAAAAACAAAGAAAAATGCATAG